One window from the genome of Pseudanabaena yagii GIHE-NHR1 encodes:
- a CDS encoding type II toxin-antitoxin system RelE family toxin has product MSYQIIIPKPVQKQLDSLPKTQRDRAIAAVRSLTDEPRPTGVKKLKGYEETYRIRFGDYQVIYKVQDKELIILLLSVSHRKDAY; this is encoded by the coding sequence ATGAGCTATCAAATTATTATCCCCAAACCAGTTCAAAAACAACTAGATAGCTTGCCAAAAACTCAACGCGATCGGGCAATTGCAGCAGTGCGATCGCTGACTGATGAGCCGCGCCCAACTGGAGTCAAAAAGCTCAAGGGCTATGAGGAAACTTATCGGATTAGATTTGGTGATTATCAAGTCATTTATAAAGTTCAAGACAAAGAACTCATCATTCTGTTGCTAAGCGTTAGTCATCGCAAAGATGCTTACTAA
- a CDS encoding DUF928 domain-containing protein, whose product MQKRSRVWQAVIFGCGLGVLGMMSLPEMAAANPVRIWSFSPKASILRDGVSKPARYQMVLEAQDLVKPEIGEVLEVICPDKQIRIVQSGIYSGLSTICPSSSANRINTNTFESRGNNCSSLPPKVLAPTSDKLITTTTDYPTFLFFVPTTTARQLQFSIRERDGDRKSIYRQTFSLSGQSGILRIVLPNETNSQKLAVGQSYRWEFNIVCDPENRGIDDFLVGELQRVALVDANVPSQLTLWERYRAFEYDALMVLDLLRRNNPSNQRIQAEWESWLVRHQFEDLKGLPAIALK is encoded by the coding sequence ATGCAAAAGCGATCGCGAGTTTGGCAAGCCGTTATATTTGGTTGTGGTTTAGGTGTGTTAGGGATGATGTCATTGCCTGAGATGGCTGCTGCTAATCCTGTCAGGATTTGGTCGTTTAGTCCTAAGGCGAGTATTCTCCGTGATGGAGTGAGTAAACCAGCTAGATATCAGATGGTGCTAGAGGCTCAGGATCTCGTGAAACCAGAGATTGGTGAGGTATTAGAGGTTATTTGTCCTGACAAACAAATCCGTATAGTACAATCTGGGATCTATTCAGGATTAAGCACAATTTGCCCTTCCTCTTCTGCAAATCGTATAAATACCAATACTTTTGAGTCACGCGGTAATAACTGTTCTTCGCTCCCTCCTAAGGTGTTGGCTCCTACCTCGGATAAACTCATCACAACAACGACTGATTATCCTACGTTTCTGTTTTTTGTGCCGACCACAACAGCGCGTCAGTTACAGTTCTCAATTCGCGAGCGCGATGGAGATCGCAAGTCGATTTATCGACAGACTTTTAGTTTGTCAGGTCAGTCGGGGATTTTGCGGATAGTTTTACCTAATGAAACTAACAGCCAAAAGCTTGCTGTAGGGCAAAGCTATAGATGGGAATTTAATATCGTTTGTGATCCAGAAAATCGTGGCATTGATGATTTTCTGGTAGGTGAATTGCAAAGGGTGGCTTTGGTTGATGCTAATGTTCCTTCTCAGTTGACTTTATGGGAACGCTATCGAGCGTTTGAGTATGATGCTTTGATGGTCTTAGATTTGTTGCGCCGAAATAATCCTAGCAATCAGCGAATTCAGGCTGAGTGGGAGTCGTGGTTGGTGCGACATCAGTTTGAAGATTTGAAAGGATTACCAGCGATCGCGTTGAAATAA
- a CDS encoding CHAT domain-containing protein — translation MNKGLGITIAALLVGLPMQGVISEATMAQAVTEDRKVNADQLLNLGLQKYQVGQFEAALQGWQQALAVYRAIKDRQGEGKSLDNLGKAYESLGKYDEAIASHTKSLEIAKELGDRRSEAESLINLGVVYRSRGNYAQAIAYHEQGLAIAREIGDRRAEGSALGNLGMNYYAQGNYPKAIDYHEQRLVIAREINDRQGEGNAMGNLGNAYRAQGKFAKAIEYQEKRLAITRELKEVRGEGQALGFLGLVYRSLGDYPKSIEYYQQSLAIATKINDRLGKAKSLGYLGNVYYDLGDYPSAIKYHQSSLKAAQEIKDRRGEGKSLGYLGNAYEAQGKYDDAIKYYNSSLKIAREVKDIRGAGKTLSSLGSAYYHLGDYNQAITNHRSGLEIARSIKNRDGERIALSNLGLTFQKLDQPDLAIVFYKQSVNVSESIRQDIRKLDRDLQNSYLSNIEGSYRRLADLLLKQGRVMEALQILDLLKVQELEDYLKNVKGSDRSAQGVRLLAPEKAISDKLSSVSFDNSKEINSQLANQIQKLPKSEINKVPDYLQQIPQGTVLVYPLILSDRLEIILFSPNSLPISRTVQVSKEQLESLVSEFRAGLRDSSSEDYKEPAIALYKILIKPIEAELTQVKAQTILYAPDGTLRYIPLAALYDGQKWMAQRYQISNLIAYSLSDFSSKSKIMPNILAGAFGGKASEKKFGQQALPATITEVQAIANTFQNSVALIEDEFSRQATEAKFKDYNVLHFATHAEFNQGVPDNSFIIFGNGDKIGLSEIAAWQIPHVELIVLSACQTGEGKLGSGVEILGFGYQVQKAGAKTAIASLWSVDDVATQVLMKSFYQEFQKGNVSTTEALNKAQISLIRSSEFNHPKYWSAFFAIGNGL, via the coding sequence ATGAATAAAGGTTTGGGTATCACCATTGCGGCATTGTTAGTTGGCTTACCTATGCAGGGTGTGATCAGCGAGGCAACAATGGCTCAAGCAGTAACAGAAGACCGCAAAGTAAATGCAGATCAATTGCTTAATTTAGGGCTGCAAAAATATCAAGTTGGTCAGTTTGAGGCAGCTTTACAGGGATGGCAACAAGCCTTGGCAGTCTATCGAGCAATCAAGGATCGTCAAGGAGAAGGAAAATCGCTAGATAATCTGGGAAAAGCTTACGAGTCGCTTGGTAAATATGATGAGGCAATCGCATCGCATACAAAGAGTTTAGAAATCGCAAAAGAGCTTGGCGATCGTCGCAGCGAAGCAGAATCGCTAATCAATCTAGGTGTGGTCTATCGCTCTCGTGGTAACTATGCTCAGGCGATCGCATACCATGAACAGGGTTTAGCCATTGCCCGTGAAATTGGCGATCGCCGTGCTGAAGGCTCAGCTTTAGGTAATTTGGGGATGAATTACTATGCTCAGGGCAACTATCCGAAAGCGATCGATTATCATGAACAGCGTTTGGTGATTGCTCGCGAAATCAATGATCGCCAAGGTGAAGGCAATGCGATGGGCAATCTTGGCAACGCCTATCGCGCTCAGGGCAAATTTGCAAAAGCCATTGAATATCAAGAAAAGCGTTTAGCCATTACTCGCGAACTCAAGGAAGTACGCGGCGAAGGACAGGCTCTCGGTTTCCTCGGACTGGTGTATCGTTCCCTTGGAGACTATCCCAAATCCATCGAATATTACCAACAGAGCTTAGCGATCGCGACCAAGATTAATGATCGACTAGGTAAAGCCAAGTCTCTGGGGTACTTGGGTAATGTGTATTACGATCTAGGGGACTATCCATCGGCAATTAAATATCATCAATCCAGCTTAAAAGCTGCTCAGGAAATTAAAGATCGGCGAGGGGAAGGAAAGTCCTTAGGATATTTAGGCAACGCTTATGAAGCTCAAGGGAAATATGATGACGCGATTAAATACTACAATTCCAGTTTAAAAATTGCCCGTGAAGTTAAAGATATCCGTGGAGCAGGAAAGACATTAAGCTCCTTAGGAAGTGCTTACTATCATCTGGGAGACTATAACCAAGCGATTACCAATCATCGATCAGGATTAGAAATTGCGCGTAGTATTAAAAATCGTGATGGCGAGAGAATTGCTCTTAGTAATCTTGGTTTGACTTTCCAAAAATTAGATCAACCTGATTTAGCGATTGTTTTCTATAAGCAGTCAGTCAATGTCAGTGAATCCATCCGCCAAGATATTCGTAAATTAGATCGCGATTTACAGAATTCCTATTTAAGTAATATTGAAGGTTCCTATCGCCGCCTTGCGGATTTATTGCTGAAGCAGGGTCGCGTGATGGAAGCGCTCCAAATTCTCGATTTGCTCAAGGTACAAGAACTTGAAGACTATCTCAAAAATGTTAAAGGTAGCGATCGCTCGGCGCAGGGAGTGAGACTATTAGCACCAGAGAAGGCGATTAGCGATAAGCTATCATCAGTGAGCTTTGACAATAGCAAGGAAATCAATAGCCAACTTGCCAATCAGATCCAGAAACTTCCTAAATCAGAAATCAACAAAGTTCCTGACTATCTGCAACAAATTCCACAGGGAACTGTCCTTGTTTATCCTTTAATTTTAAGCGATCGCCTTGAAATTATTCTCTTCTCCCCAAATTCGCTACCCATTAGCCGCACTGTCCAAGTCTCAAAAGAACAACTTGAATCTCTAGTTAGCGAATTTAGGGCAGGACTGAGAGACAGTTCTTCAGAAGACTATAAAGAACCTGCGATCGCTCTTTATAAAATCTTGATTAAACCCATCGAAGCTGAACTCACACAGGTGAAAGCTCAAACTATTCTCTATGCCCCCGATGGAACTCTGCGCTATATCCCGCTTGCGGCTCTCTATGATGGTCAAAAATGGATGGCGCAAAGGTATCAAATTAGTAATCTGATAGCCTATAGCCTCTCCGACTTTTCGTCCAAGTCCAAAATCATGCCAAATATCCTTGCAGGAGCCTTTGGCGGTAAGGCAAGTGAGAAGAAGTTTGGGCAGCAAGCCCTACCTGCAACGATTACAGAAGTACAGGCGATCGCCAATACCTTCCAAAATTCCGTTGCCCTCATCGAAGACGAGTTTAGCCGCCAAGCTACGGAAGCTAAATTTAAGGACTATAATGTGCTGCACTTTGCGACCCATGCCGAGTTTAACCAAGGTGTGCCAGACAACTCCTTTATCATTTTTGGCAATGGTGACAAAATTGGTTTAAGTGAAATCGCGGCTTGGCAGATTCCCCATGTGGAATTGATTGTACTCAGTGCTTGTCAAACTGGTGAGGGCAAATTGGGAAGTGGTGTAGAGATATTAGGCTTTGGTTATCAAGTGCAAAAAGCAGGCGCAAAAACGGCGATCGCTTCTCTCTGGTCTGTCGATGATGTGGCAACGCAGGTACTGATGAAGTCTTTTTATCAAGAATTTCAAAAGGGTAATGTCTCTACGACAGAAGCTCTAAATAAAGCCCAAATTTCCTTGATTCGTTCATCAGAGTTTAATCACCCTAAATACTGGTCAGCATTTTTTGCGATCGGTAATGGACTTTAA
- a CDS encoding Rpn family recombination-promoting nuclease/putative transposase: protein MRTDTIFFQLFQTFDGLLFELVGLPPETAAGYRFTSVEIKEKAFRFDGIFIPEALDKNIWFVEVQFQKRAEFYWEFVGEIFLYLSQYKPEQDWQAVAIFAKRNIEPEVPKQFRTLFTDGHIGRIYLDELPANQSLHLELVRLIVAPKKETVALAKRLAGQVGQVERERMIEFIETVLLYKFPQMSREEVEAMFTLGDLKKTRVYREAKLEGKLEGKLEGKLEGKLEGEKIGTQRGQILGLKQAVVRLLTRKFGKVTLKTLKRLDKLSAEQLEDLAEAVLDFEKVADLEAWLSSRK from the coding sequence ATGCGAACTGACACGATCTTTTTTCAGTTATTTCAAACCTTTGATGGCTTGCTATTTGAGTTGGTGGGATTACCACCCGAAACAGCAGCAGGATATCGCTTTACTTCTGTGGAAATTAAGGAAAAAGCCTTTCGCTTCGATGGCATTTTCATCCCAGAAGCATTGGATAAAAATATTTGGTTTGTGGAGGTGCAATTTCAAAAACGAGCAGAATTTTATTGGGAGTTTGTTGGCGAGATATTTCTGTATTTGAGCCAATACAAGCCTGAGCAAGATTGGCAAGCTGTCGCGATATTTGCAAAGCGCAATATTGAGCCTGAAGTACCAAAACAATTTAGAACACTATTTACTGATGGACATATTGGACGGATATATCTGGATGAGTTACCAGCAAATCAGTCGTTGCATTTAGAACTAGTGAGGCTGATCGTTGCGCCGAAGAAAGAAACAGTAGCTTTAGCAAAGCGGTTGGCTGGTCAGGTGGGGCAAGTAGAGCGCGAGAGGATGATAGAATTTATTGAGACAGTTTTGCTGTACAAGTTTCCCCAAATGAGTCGAGAGGAGGTTGAAGCGATGTTTACATTAGGTGATCTCAAGAAAACAAGGGTTTATCGGGAGGCAAAACTTGAAGGCAAACTTGAGGGCAAACTTGAGGGCAAACTTGAGGGTAAACTTGAGGGTGAAAAGATTGGGACACAGCGTGGTCAAATACTAGGACTGAAGCAAGCTGTAGTAAGACTATTAACTCGGAAGTTTGGTAAGGTGACACTGAAGACGCTTAAGCGGTTGGATAAGCTATCGGCGGAGCAGTTGGAGGATTTGGCGGAGGCGGTGTTGGATTTTGAGAAGGTGGCGGATTTGGAAGCATGGTTGTCAAGTAGAAAGTAA
- a CDS encoding FitA-like ribbon-helix-helix domain-containing protein yields the protein MSTITIHQLEPDIAQQLEQRAAQHGRTIELEIKAILKSVLAPKKLSNIDLATAINRRFADFGDFEIPEIPREPMRSLPTFDMGDL from the coding sequence ATGTCAACCATAACTATTCATCAACTAGAGCCAGACATTGCCCAACAGCTAGAACAACGCGCCGCCCAACATGGGCGTACCATCGAGCTTGAAATTAAGGCAATTCTCAAAAGCGTATTAGCACCCAAAAAGTTAAGCAATATTGACCTCGCTACAGCCATTAATAGACGCTTTGCAGACTTTGGAGACTTTGAAATTCCCGAAATTCCTAGAGAACCCATGCGTTCCTTACCGACCTTTGACATGGGCGATCTATGA
- a CDS encoding helix-turn-helix domain-containing transcriptional regulator produces MTTTPLTRDFKETVNARVQRDSAFAAALLDEAISLFFNGEPETARLILRDLVNATIGFEELAIATSKPSKSLHRMLSAKGNPTMDNLTAILKVLRKTLQVDIKVQTVTCA; encoded by the coding sequence ATGACAACTACACCCCTAACACGCGACTTTAAAGAAACAGTCAATGCAAGAGTCCAAAGAGATTCCGCATTTGCCGCCGCTTTACTTGATGAAGCTATTTCCCTTTTCTTCAATGGCGAACCAGAAACCGCGAGACTCATACTGAGAGATCTGGTCAATGCAACCATCGGATTTGAAGAACTAGCGATCGCCACATCTAAACCTAGTAAAAGCCTTCATAGAATGCTCTCTGCAAAAGGGAATCCCACAATGGATAATCTCACCGCTATTCTCAAAGTCCTGCGTAAAACCCTTCAAGTCGATATCAAAGTACAGACCGTTACTTGTGCTTAA
- a CDS encoding type II toxin-antitoxin system VapC family toxin, translated as MKIVLDTNVLSELMKPQGSQTVKSWVAAQPRENLFTTSINQAEILGGIAIMPEGKRSKALQELAQAMFTEDFAGQILVFDSDSANCFAQITSDRRKKGKPIA; from the coding sequence ATGAAAATTGTTCTTGATACCAACGTCTTGTCAGAACTGATGAAGCCCCAAGGTTCACAGACTGTCAAATCTTGGGTTGCAGCCCAGCCTAGAGAAAACCTATTTACCACCAGTATTAACCAAGCCGAGATCCTTGGCGGTATCGCTATTATGCCAGAAGGTAAACGCAGCAAAGCTTTACAAGAACTTGCACAGGCTATGTTTACTGAAGACTTCGCGGGACAGATTTTAGTTTTTGACTCAGACTCAGCAAACTGTTTTGCTCAAATTACAAGCGATCGCCGCAAAAAAGGTAAACCAATAGCTTAA
- a CDS encoding tetratricopeptide repeat protein produces MSEVKSVSQVLLGYKSALEKLEAKDPEPSSTDVLVVLMKREDLQALLSEHSELLTADLIAIADLDKRLKKQKNVIAKLIKLSEWRSILAPPENHWWWFFSSKWERFDWLWNAGSILFLAVSLGLLLNTSTRLLSGGATSGNTVFVVLQSVLPLVAGGGAFTKVGKEAYEKILISLQIDKQFWQEISCGLSFLVLCVLFGVNSTLPNWAIAVNRSGIENYNNKRIESAKADFERAIAMRPDYGEARYNLGWLYEELNDLDNAKVQYELAVQGDPQKFDHVITYLKALNNLGRLYILKKEYGTAVRFLSQGIQESESTKSMTSRENSSEAGVYYNLRKNMGWVRLMQERYVEAEVHLRSAILLDSKRSSAYCLLAQVLEAKEPKNQAIGLELWTKCISSATPRDFSQPEGDDWYGLANKRLDKTFSNKDTSKDK; encoded by the coding sequence ATGTCAGAGGTTAAATCAGTATCCCAAGTTCTCTTAGGTTATAAATCAGCGCTTGAGAAACTGGAAGCCAAAGATCCAGAGCCATCATCTACTGATGTTTTAGTTGTCCTAATGAAGCGAGAGGATTTGCAAGCTTTACTCTCAGAACATTCTGAATTGTTAACTGCTGACCTGATCGCGATCGCTGATTTAGATAAGCGGCTAAAAAAGCAAAAAAATGTAATTGCCAAATTAATAAAGCTTTCCGAATGGCGATCAATTCTCGCACCACCTGAAAATCATTGGTGGTGGTTTTTCTCTTCTAAATGGGAGAGATTTGATTGGTTATGGAATGCTGGTTCTATTCTGTTTTTGGCTGTTTCCTTAGGTTTACTTCTCAATACATCGACAAGGCTGCTAAGTGGTGGCGCAACCTCTGGAAATACAGTATTTGTCGTGTTGCAAAGCGTATTACCTTTAGTGGCAGGCGGTGGGGCATTTACAAAAGTAGGAAAAGAAGCCTATGAGAAAATTCTGATTAGCTTACAGATTGATAAACAGTTTTGGCAAGAGATTAGTTGCGGTTTATCTTTTTTAGTATTGTGCGTTTTATTCGGAGTGAATTCTACCTTACCCAACTGGGCGATCGCCGTTAATCGTAGTGGTATTGAAAATTACAACAATAAGCGCATAGAAAGTGCAAAAGCTGATTTTGAAAGGGCGATCGCCATGCGTCCTGACTATGGGGAAGCTCGCTACAATCTTGGCTGGCTTTACGAAGAACTCAATGATCTTGATAATGCGAAAGTACAGTATGAGTTGGCAGTCCAAGGCGATCCGCAAAAATTTGATCATGTGATTACCTATCTCAAGGCATTAAATAATTTAGGGCGTTTATACATTCTCAAAAAGGAATATGGAACGGCTGTACGTTTTCTCAGTCAAGGTATCCAAGAGAGCGAAAGCACTAAATCTATGACTTCAAGAGAAAATTCTAGTGAGGCAGGAGTTTATTACAATTTACGCAAAAATATGGGCTGGGTGAGGCTCATGCAGGAGCGCTATGTTGAGGCAGAAGTTCATCTGCGTTCAGCGATCTTGTTAGATTCTAAACGCAGTTCCGCTTACTGCTTGCTAGCTCAGGTTTTAGAGGCTAAAGAGCCGAAAAATCAAGCGATCGGCTTAGAGCTTTGGACAAAATGTATCAGTTCCGCAACTCCGAGGGATTTTTCTCAGCCAGAGGGTGATGACTGGTACGGACTGGCAAATAAGCGTTTGGATAAGACGTTTTCTAATAAAGATACAAGTAAGGATAAGTAA
- a CDS encoding DUF2281 domain-containing protein, giving the protein MTIKEQLIQEVETFPDALLAEALDFVLFLKTRYLDTEITTEEQDTILLSQAAYELGDYLTLEQYEVNQV; this is encoded by the coding sequence ATGACCATCAAAGAACAACTCATTCAAGAAGTAGAAACATTTCCTGATGCGCTCCTAGCCGAAGCACTTGACTTTGTGCTATTTCTCAAAACTCGTTACCTTGATACCGAAATCACCACCGAAGAACAAGACACAATCCTTTTATCTCAAGCTGCCTATGAATTAGGAGACTATCTCACCCTCGAACAATACGAAGTAAATCAGGTATGA
- a CDS encoding CHAT domain-containing protein, which produces MMPHRKKSSKLAHFFLLPFSLCLVGGVAVSEVVLAKTAEERKAEEDRILKSCRDNLNAQKFQEGLLACQGALEDFKKTDNLRGQGIAITNIGFAYASLNQYQKAIDNLQQALKIVREVKDRRIEAISLGNLGRAYVSLNKYDKAIEVFLQTLVILREIKDRLGEGRVLISIGLAYDALGKYDKAIEYQLQSLAIAREIKDRLGEGASLGNLGLAYRKLGKYDKEFEFQLQSLEIAREIKDRRGEGQSLGNLGLAYTNLGKYEKAIEYQLQSLAIAREIKDRLGEGNALGNLGLAYTNLGKYEKAIEYQLQSLAIAREIKNRLGEGNALGNLGNAYYSLGKYDKAIENLQQVLAIAREIKDRLGEGNTLGNLGGAYQELGKYDKAIEFNLQSLEIKREIKDRLGEGRALGNLGQAYRNLGKYDKAIEYYLQSLAISQEVKNRQGEGEALGNLGLVHSSIGKYDRAINFHLQSLAIAREIKYRRGEISELNNLAIAYDNLNRDQEVMISLQQALTIAREIGDRNVEGYALANLGIVLSRAKRPELAILFYKQSINVREAIRKDIKKLDKDLQQSYLATVESTYRALADILLQQNRIIEALQVLDLLKVQELEDYLKNIKGSDRSAQGVRLLAPELAISDKLLTINPDNSQDINNQLANQIQQLPKTEINKVPDYLNQIPQGTVLLYPFILGDRLEIILFAPNNLPIRRTTKISKDQLETLINDFRSGLLDAGSEDFKEPSIQLYNLLIKPIEAELVQFKAKTILYAPDGQLRYIPIAALYDGKQWLVEKYQISNLIAYTLFDFSSQPKNAPNILAGAFGGKAGDRKFGQTALPATVREVQAIANSFQNSVTLIEEQFSRQAIESKFKNHNILHLATHAEFNTGAPDNSFIIFGNGDKIRLNEITDWQIPNIDLIILSACQTGVGKLGSGVEILGFGYQVQKAGAKQAIASLWSVNDDGTQALMAAFYRELQKGDVTAIEALHRAQVTLIKSDKFNHPNYWSAFFAISNGL; this is translated from the coding sequence ATGATGCCCCATCGCAAGAAATCATCGAAACTCGCTCACTTTTTCCTTTTGCCTTTTTCTCTTTGCCTTGTTGGTGGAGTGGCGGTGAGTGAGGTGGTGCTGGCGAAAACAGCAGAGGAGCGCAAGGCGGAAGAAGATCGAATCTTAAAGTCATGTCGCGATAATTTGAATGCTCAAAAGTTTCAAGAGGGATTATTGGCTTGTCAGGGAGCGTTAGAGGATTTCAAGAAAACTGATAACTTGAGGGGACAGGGGATTGCAATTACTAATATCGGTTTTGCCTATGCCTCTCTCAATCAATATCAAAAAGCGATTGATAATTTGCAACAAGCTTTAAAGATCGTAAGGGAAGTCAAAGATCGGCGAATTGAGGCAATCTCTCTAGGGAATCTGGGAAGAGCTTACGTTTCCCTCAACAAATATGACAAAGCGATCGAGGTTTTTCTACAAACTTTAGTAATCTTACGGGAAATCAAAGATCGTCTGGGTGAGGGCAGAGTGCTGATAAGTATTGGACTTGCTTACGATGCCCTCGGCAAATATGACAAAGCGATCGAATACCAACTGCAAAGCTTAGCGATCGCGCGGGAAATCAAAGACCGTCTCGGTGAGGGAGCCTCGCTGGGAAATCTGGGACTCGCTTACCGAAAACTCGGCAAATATGACAAAGAGTTCGAGTTCCAACTGCAAAGCTTAGAAATCGCGAGGGAAATCAAAGACCGTAGAGGCGAGGGACAGTCGCTGGGAAATCTAGGACTCGCTTACACAAACCTCGGAAAATATGAAAAAGCGATCGAATACCAACTACAAAGTTTAGCGATCGCGCGGGAAATCAAAGACCGTCTCGGCGAGGGGAATGCGCTGGGAAATCTAGGACTCGCTTACACAAACCTCGGAAAATATGAAAAAGCGATCGAATACCAACTACAAAGTTTAGCGATCGCGCGGGAAATTAAAAACCGTCTCGGTGAGGGAAATGCTCTGGGAAATCTAGGAAATGCTTACTATTCCCTCGGCAAATATGACAAAGCGATCGAGAACCTACAGCAAGTATTAGCGATCGCAAGGGAAATCAAAGATCGTCTCGGCGAGGGGAATACGCTGGGAAATCTGGGTGGTGCTTACCAAGAACTCGGCAAATATGATAAAGCGATTGAGTTCAATCTGCAAAGCTTAGAAATCAAACGGGAAATCAAAGACCGTCTCGGAGAGGGAAGGGCGCTGGGAAATCTGGGTCAAGCTTACCGAAACCTCGGTAAATATGACAAAGCGATTGAATACTATCTGCAAAGTTTAGCAATCTCGCAGGAAGTCAAAAATCGTCAGGGAGAAGGGGAAGCGCTGGGGAATTTGGGACTTGTACACAGTTCCATCGGCAAATATGACAGGGCAATCAATTTCCATCTGCAAAGCTTAGCAATCGCACGGGAAATTAAATACCGCCGTGGTGAAATCAGTGAACTAAATAACTTAGCTATTGCCTACGATAACCTGAATCGAGATCAAGAAGTGATGATTTCTCTTCAGCAAGCATTGACCATTGCTAGAGAAATCGGTGATAGGAATGTCGAAGGTTATGCTCTCGCAAATCTAGGAATTGTATTATCCAGAGCCAAACGCCCCGAACTAGCGATTCTCTTTTACAAGCAATCGATCAACGTCCGCGAAGCGATTCGCAAAGACATCAAAAAACTCGATAAAGACCTCCAACAATCCTATTTAGCCACCGTCGAATCTACCTATCGCGCCCTCGCAGACATCCTTCTCCAACAAAACCGCATCATCGAAGCCCTGCAAGTCCTCGACCTCCTCAAAGTCCAAGAACTCGAAGACTACCTCAAAAACATCAAAGGCAGCGACAGATCCGCACAGGGAGTCAGACTATTAGCGCCAGAATTAGCTATTAGCGATAAGCTGTTAACCATTAACCCAGACAATAGCCAAGACATCAACAATCAACTTGCCAATCAAATTCAACAACTTCCCAAAACCGAAATCAACAAAGTTCCCGACTATCTCAACCAAATCCCACAAGGAACCGTATTACTCTATCCATTCATCTTAGGCGATCGCCTCGAAATTATCCTCTTTGCCCCCAACAACCTCCCCATCCGCCGCACCACTAAAATCTCCAAAGACCAATTAGAAACCTTAATTAATGACTTTAGGTCAGGACTCCTTGATGCTGGTTCTGAGGACTTCAAAGAGCCATCAATCCAACTCTATAACCTCCTGATTAAACCCATCGAAGCCGAACTTGTTCAATTCAAAGCCAAAACAATCCTCTATGCCCCCGATGGACAACTGCGCTACATCCCCATCGCCGCACTCTATGACGGTAAACAATGGCTAGTTGAGAAATACCAGATTAGCAACCTCATTGCCTATACCCTTTTTGACTTCTCATCCCAACCCAAAAACGCACCCAACATCCTCGCAGGAGCCTTTGGCGGAAAAGCAGGCGATCGCAAGTTTGGACAAACAGCCTTACCTGCAACCGTCAGAGAAGTCCAAGCGATCGCCAACTCTTTCCAAAACTCAGTCACCCTGATCGAAGAACAATTTAGTCGCCAAGCCATTGAATCGAAATTCAAAAACCATAATATTCTCCACCTAGCCACCCATGCCGAATTTAACACTGGTGCGCCAGACAACTCCTTTATCATCTTTGGCAATGGCGACAAAATCCGTCTCAATGAAATTACCGATTGGCAGATTCCCAATATCGATTTGATTATCTTGAGTGCCTGTCAGACGGGAGTAGGAAAACTTGGCAGTGGTGTAGAAATCTTAGGCTTTGGCTATCAGGTGCAGAAGGCAGGGGCAAAACAGGCGATCGCTTCGCTCTGGTCTGTCAATGATGATGGGACTCAAGCTTTGATGGCAGCTTTTTATCGGGAATTGCAAAAAGGTGATGTCACAGCGATTGAGGCTTTGCATAGAGCACAAGTCACCTTGATTAAATCAGACAAGTTTAATCATCCGAATTACTGGTCAGCATTTTTTGCGATCAGCAATGGCTTGTAA